Below is a genomic region from Helianthus annuus cultivar XRQ/B chromosome 2, HanXRQr2.0-SUNRISE, whole genome shotgun sequence.
gttctttcactttgcccatccgttcGGGGATGGTAAGTAGTGCTAATGAACAGCTTagttcccatttgctcttggaaaccACGCCAAAAATCCGacgtaaaccgagtatctctgtcggacacaatggatatcggtaccccgtGACGTGCCACGATCTCATTGGTATACActtctgacatcttttctgatgtataagtctcacgtaTCGGAATGAAGTGTGCACTTTTAGTTAATCTATCCACAaccacccatatagcatcaaaaccacggcTGGTTTTGGGTAGTTTGGTCAACAAGTCCATtgtaatttgttcccatttccaaaccgggatgtCCAATGGTTGCAGCTTACCATATGGTTGCTGGTGCTCTGCCTTGACTTGCAAACAGGTCAAACACTTCTCCACATATTTTACAATATCTCTCTTcatcccgggccaccaataattttgttttaaatcattgtacatcttggtcgcccccggatggatcgaataacgagatttatgggcctcGTCAAGTAAAAGTGCCTTGGCTCCACATGTATTTGTAACCCAAATTCTCCCAAATCGAGTTTTTAATCCTTGGTTACCGTCCTCCAAATCTTTTAACTGCCCTactattctttcctttttcacattCTCTTCCTTCATTGCTTGTATTTGAGATTTTCGGATTTGGTCAAGCAATCCCGATGTCACAATTAGTTGCATCGATCGGACTCGAATAGGCGTATAATCTGTCTTTCGGCTCAACGTGTCCGTCACCACATTAGCCTTCCCGGAGTGGTAATGTATATCACAATCGAAGTCCTTGACAGTCTCTAACCACCGcctctgcctcatatttaattccttctgatcgaaaaAATACTTTAAGCTTTTGTGGTCGGTAAAGATATAGCACTTtaccccatacaaataatgcctccatatttcAAGGCGAACACCACTGCCGCTAACTCAAGGTCATGCGTAGGATATTTCTTTTCATGAGTCTTCAGCTGCcttgaggcataggctataaccttgcctcgttgcatcaaaacgcaGCCAAGCCCCGAATGCGAGGCATCCGAGTAAACTACCATATCATCCGTTCCATCCGGTAACGACAATACCGGTGCTTGGGGTCAGTTTTTCCTTAAGCGTTTGAAACGCCCTTTCTCGATCCtcgccccaaataaacttttcttccTTGCGGGTTAGTTTGGTTAATGGCatagcaattttggagaaatcttgtatgaatctccggtaataacccgcaagccccaaaaagcttctgatttccgaaggattcttcgTTGGATTCCATTTTGCCACGGCTTCTATTTTCGACGGGTCTACTAACACCCCGTTTGCATTAATGACGTGCCCGAGAAATTtcacctctcgtaaccagaaggcacattttgaaaactttgcatacaatttttcttttctgagCGTCTCCAAGACTTCACGCAAATGTCTTGTGTGTTCCGCTTCATCCTttgagtatattaaaatgtcgtcaataaacactattaccgacttatctagcatagacttgcaaacccggttcatgagatccatgaaagctGCCGGTgcatttgttaacccaaaggacatcacaaggaactcgtagtgtccgtaccgcgtacggaaagccgtcttcggtatatcttcctccctgactctcaactgatggtaccccgatctaaggtcgatcttggagaaccaacttgcgCCTTGCgattggtcaaataagtcgtcaattcttgggagtggatatcgatttttcaccgtgagtttgttcaactcccggtaatcgatgcacatacgcatactcccatcctttttcttcacaaacagcactggtgcgccccacggagacatACTTGGGCGAATAAACCCTTTGTCGAGGAGATCTTGAATTTGAGACATTAATTCTTGCAATTCTGAGGGTGCGAGCCGAtacggcgccttggccacgggtttcgcgcccggaatcaattcaattccgaactctacctcccgttctggcggtattCCCGGTAGGTCTTCCGGAAATACGTCGGCATACTCGCGTACCACCGGTACGTCTTCAATCTTTAGTAATCCTTTGTCTGGTTCGtttgcgtatatcatgaatgccCTACAACCGTGCCTCATGAGCTTGTGAGCTTTTAGCATTGAGCACATAACAGGTTTACCCTCTTTCTCGGCATGTATGGTAACCGATTTCCCACTTGGAGATGTTAATTTTATCTCCTTGCGGAAACATACGACTTTCGCATGGtgtcgggatagccaatccatcccgaccACTACTTGGAATTCTCCTATGGACATAGGAATAAAGTCTATTGGATATTCCTCATCGTCTATGCTTATCTTGCAATCTCGACATATATCACACACAAGGAAATTTTTGTTATCACCTATTTCTACCTCTAATGGCATAGGTAATTTCGTTAGTAAAAAAGGAAGGatgccgaataaatccatgtgaaacaaaggatttattcgcacccgtatcaaatagcACATGTGCAGGAATTGAATTTATGGCAAATATACCTAAGACCACATCGGGCTCTGTTTTTGCCTCCACTGTTGTTAACTGGAAAGATCTTGCTTTTGCTTTTGGTGCCTCAGTGTGCGTACTCTTGTCATCCTTCTTTCCGACCAACTCCGGGCACTCAGATTTCTTGTGACCCGGCTGATAGCATTTGTAGCACACCGATACTTTCCCCGGGCACAACGCAGCCGTGTGCCCGGTCTTCCCACATATAGGACACGACTTGTCCTTAAACCGGCACTCACCCTTGTGCCCTTTCCCGCATACTTTACAACTTGGCGTACTGCTCTTTCCTTCTTGCTTCTTCGATGAGTCAGTCATGCGTGCCTTTTTCGTAGGGCTTGGATTAACCTCTTGCGCCCTTCTTTCACCCCTTTCAATTTGTTTCTTTAGCTCTATTTCTCTTTCTCGAGCAGTATTGATAATTTCAGTAAGAGTCTCATATTttgagggagtcatgaactcccgatACTCTGTGCTTAGcatgttataataataatacacctTCTGTTCTTCGGAGGTCACCAATTCATCGCAAAACCTCAGTTTGTCAAGAAAGATCCCCGTGATCTTAGCAATAGATTCGCCTTTCTGTCTAAGCTGAATAAACTCCTCTTTGATTCGATTGATAACCGCTTTA
It encodes:
- the LOC110886169 gene encoding uncharacterized protein LOC110886169; this encodes MACKPPLYHGEVDPIVCQRWLSDIEGVFERTHCDTSDFAAYGMGQLRGQAKDWWDNKKKEIVSEAAKAMTWEEFKVPFLKHHSPKAVINRIKEEFIQLRQKGESIAKITGIFLDKLRFCDELVTSEEQKVYYYYNMLSTEYREFMTPSKYETLTEIINTAREREIELKKQIERGERRAQEVNPSPTKKARMTDSSKKQEGKSSTPSCKVCGKGHKGECRFKDKSCPICGKTGHTAALCPGKVSVCYKCYQPGHKKSECPELVGKKDDKSTHTEAPKAKARSFQLTTVEAKTEPDVVLGEFQVVVGMDWLSRHHAKVVCFRKEIKLTSPSGKSVTIHAEKEGKPVMCSMLKAHKLMRHGCRAFMIYANEPDKGLLKIEDVPVVREYADVFPEDLPGIPPEREVTGMKNEPPGSFTGQPEARNTKNEETEFGAPSPTPIWAVADDHCLSPSPRFHRRQRVRPSGEMEQAHTVADGASGRRRRSFYVAAEFVCKLACFDE